The segment TTCCATGTCTAGTATCCAGGTCCGACCCGCTACTCTTCGCGATGCAAAAGCGATTGCCCAGATCCATACTGCTTCCGCACTGGAGGCTTATCGAGGTCTGGTTCCCGATGATCAACTGAAGACTATGTCCTCAGTTGAAAAGCGCCAAGCTTACTGGCGCGAAGCTATTGAATTTTGTGAGCCGCAGGTCCAGGTCGCTATTGACGGCGACAAAATCGTCGGCTTTGTCGGCTTTGACCGTTCCCGTGATGAAAAATCTCGCCAGACAACAGGTGAGATTTGGGCTATCTATGCCGCGCCTACACATTGGAACCAAGGCGTTGGCGTGGCTCTGTGGGATGCTGCTCGTGACGGTTTGTTGGAAGAGGGCTGCACAAATGTGACAGCTTGGATTCCACTGCGTAACGAGCGTGCCCTGCGTTTCCATGAAATGGCAGGCTTCAAGCGTGAGATGTCCACCGCCAAGACGGCAGTGATTGGCAGTATCAAGATTGAAGAAGTGCGCGTAAAGCGCCCCCTGAACGGCTAAATCAGCCCATCAGCCCCTTTGAAAGACAGGCCGTGAAGACCATCAATAACAACAACGTCGCGGCCTCAGTCTCCGCCTATCAACCGCTTGAGTGGCAAGAAAAGGGCAAGCCTCGCGTTGCTCTCTGGCGCACAGAGAGCAGCCTGCCGCAGCCCAAGCGCATTGAGCTGGCTGATGACACTATGCCTGCTGATACGGCGTTTCGTCATATCAGCGAAGGTGCATCGCTTATCTGGCGTGGTGACTTTCAAAACGCCCGCCAGCTTTTGGTTGCGTTGGGCCGCAGGCTTGAGAAAAAGCTGACGCGCCGCAAGGCAGCTGCCGCAGCTGAAATGACCTTCCCGCACGGTTTTCACTTGTTTCGTCAGACTCAGGCTCAGCGCGCACGCGTGCTGGCCAGCATTCTGATTGAGCTCGATGAGCAATGGCATTGCGCTTTGCGCCGCGCTCCCGACTGGAGCGTTGCTTGTACTGAAGCCTGGGGCAAAGCTCCCAAGCAGGGCGCTGCGCAAACGGTGCTGGTTCCCTTGCGTGATTTGCTCGGCGTCGTCGGTGCCCATGAATGGCGCAAAACAGGCTTGGAGCTTGCTGCATTGGATGGTGAGCGCATTCATGCCCATTACGGCGTGTTTTCGCCCGTGCGTGGTGAGTACCTTGAACTGGTGGCTCGTACGCCCATTCCAGCCGCTGGCATGCAGCAGGCTTGGGATATTGGCGTGGGCACAGGCGTGCTGTCGGCTCAGCTCTTCAAGCGTGGCGTGAAGTCCATCGTGGCGACCGACATGAGCGAGCGTGCTCTGATTTGCGCTACAGAAAACCTGCAACGCTTAGGCCATGCTGCCAAGGTAAAGCTGCAGCAAGCGGATTTGTTTCCCGAAGGTCGTGCCGGCCTGATTGTCTGCAACCCGCCATGGTTGCCGGGCAAGGCTGCGTCACTGCTTGATCAGGCCATCTACGACGAAGACAGCCGCATGCTGCGTGGTTTTGTTAAAGGCTTGGCAGCGCACCTGCAACCTGGCGGCGAAGGCTGGCTCATCCTGTCTGACTTGGCTGAGCACCTGAAGCTGCGCT is part of the Comamonas sp. Y33R10-2 genome and harbors:
- a CDS encoding GNAT family N-acetyltransferase, with product MSSIQVRPATLRDAKAIAQIHTASALEAYRGLVPDDQLKTMSSVEKRQAYWREAIEFCEPQVQVAIDGDKIVGFVGFDRSRDEKSRQTTGEIWAIYAAPTHWNQGVGVALWDAARDGLLEEGCTNVTAWIPLRNERALRFHEMAGFKREMSTAKTAVIGSIKIEEVRVKRPLNG
- a CDS encoding methyltransferase, with amino-acid sequence MKTINNNNVAASVSAYQPLEWQEKGKPRVALWRTESSLPQPKRIELADDTMPADTAFRHISEGASLIWRGDFQNARQLLVALGRRLEKKLTRRKAAAAAEMTFPHGFHLFRQTQAQRARVLASILIELDEQWHCALRRAPDWSVACTEAWGKAPKQGAAQTVLVPLRDLLGVVGAHEWRKTGLELAALDGERIHAHYGVFSPVRGEYLELVARTPIPAAGMQQAWDIGVGTGVLSAQLFKRGVKSIVATDMSERALICATENLQRLGHAAKVKLQQADLFPEGRAGLIVCNPPWLPGKAASLLDQAIYDEDSRMLRGFVKGLAAHLQPGGEGWLILSDLAEHLKLRSREELLGWIEAAGLKVLGREDIRPSHGKVQDGEDQLHAARAAEVTSLWRLAAI